From the genome of Desulfobaculum xiamenense:
GCGCGGAACACTTCGCCCATGTATGCGCCGTAGCAGATGCCCATGGCGATGACCGCGGCGGCCAGCGGCGGCAGGTTGCTGAATATCTCCAGCCTGCCGAGGGCGTAGTAGATGTAGAACAGCTGCACCAGAAGTGGGATGCCGCGCACCACCTCGACGTAGGTCGAGGCGATGAGGTTGAAAGCCCTGTTCTTGGAGAGGCGGCCCAGTCCGGTGATGAGTCCGAGCACCAGCGACAGCAGGATCGACAGCACGGTGACCTCGAAGGTCACGAGCACGCCGTCCGGGATGAACTTCAGAATGCGCAGGTAGGGCTCGGGGCTGACGGAGCAGAGATAAACGATAATGGCGATGGCGCCGATGAAGGCGAGCCACCAGGCACTGAAAAGCCCGATGTCGCGCTTGCGGGGTATGGCCGCGCCGTCGCCAATGTCAATGGTGACATGCTTGCGATGAGACATGATGGTGCCTTGCGAAATGTTGAAGCCGGCCGGAACCGCGTGGGCGATTCCGGCCTTCTGTCATGATATGGGGCGGCCTGCTAGTTGGTGGGGAACCACTTCTTGAAGATGCGGTCGTATTCCCCGCTTTCGCGGACAGCCTTCAGCGAGGCGTTGAGGATCTCGATGACCTCACGGTTGCCCTTCTTCACGGCAAAGCCGAGGTACTCGGGCTTTTCCGGAACGATGAGGAAAGCGAGGGCAAGCTTGCCGGAGTAGTTGGGATTGGTCAGCGCGAAGTCGGCGGCCACGGCGTCGTCACAGATGACGGCATCGAGACGGCCATTGAACAGGTCCTCAATGGCGAGGCCCACTTCGTCATAGGACTTGGGCGTCGCGCCCTCGGCCTTCTTGGCGGTGAAGTAGCCGGAGGTGCCGATCTGCGCGCCCACGGTCTTGCCGGACAGGTCCGCGAAGGACTTGATGTCGGAACCGGCGCGGACCACCACGCCCTGCTTCACCTCAAAATAGGGATCGGAGAAATCCATGGCGCGCTTGCGCTCCTCGGTGATGGACACCGAAGAGGCGATGACGTCGTACTTGCCCGCAGCCAGTCCGGCAAAGATGCCGTCCCACGCGGTGCTCTTGATGTCGGCCTCGAAGCCGCCAGCCTTGGCCATGGCGCGAACCACCTCGGGGCAGAAGCCGACGACGTTCTTTTCGGCGTCCAGCATTTCCATGGGCGGCCACGTCGCGTCGGACGCGAAATGAATGGTTCTGGCCTGCGCGGCACCGGCCATGAGCGCAACGGCGCACAGAGCCATGACGAATCTCTTCAACATGCGAAACCTCCATTGTGCGGGGGCGGCGGCGGACACCGCGTTCCCCTGTGACGTGTGATTGGACAATGCAGGGCGGGAGTGTTGCGACGCGACTTCCTGTTGTGTCCCTGCTGTAAACCGGAGGAATTCAACTACTATGCTTTGGTCCGGATTGACAAGTACCGGAAATGCGTGACGCGTTTTTTCGATGTTGAAGCGAAAAAAAGTTGCAAATGTGTCAAAGGCTGGCGGCAAATGCGGCGCAGTGGCGAGGCGGATCGTTCATTGAGATATGCAAGCCGTAGGCTCCGCCGGCCAAGGGGCCGCTGGCCCCCTGGACCCCCTATATGCGATCTGCGTGGGTGCCCTTTGTGAACCGGTCGGCTTTGCGCGACAAAGCCCTAGTGGGGATTGTCAAGGGAGTCACTCCCTTGACCGGGTCCGGGGCAGCGCCCCGGTCGCCGAAGGCCATGCCCCGCGCAGCGGATGTGCGCGAGGCGAGGCGTGGCGTTGCAAAGCGTAATGTTGGCGGGCTAGTTGTCGAGTCCGAAGAAGCGGCGGGCGTTGTCGCCGCAGGCGGTCCACAGTTCTGCGGGGTCCATGCCACGCAGTTTGGCGACCTTGACGGCGGTGAAGCCGATGAAGGCGGGTTCGTTGCGCTTGCCGCGCCACGGTTCGGGGGCGAGATAGGGGCAGTCGGTCTCCAGCACGAGACGATCAAGGGGAATCTGTGCCACGGCGTCCTGCACGGCCTCGTTGCGGGCGTAGGTCACAGGACCGGGGATGGAAAGATGCCAGCCGTGGGAGAGGAGTTCGTGGGCAAAGGCGATGTCGCTCCCGAAGCAGTGCCACAGGAGCGGGCGGTCGTGGAAGCCCTCGTCGAGAAGGATGCGCACGGCGTCCTCGTGGGAGTCGCGGGAATGGATGACCACCGGGCGGTCCAGTTCGCGGGCCATGGCCAGCTGCGCGCGAAACGCTGCGTCCTGCACGTCTCGCGGGGAGTATTCGTAGTGGTAGTCGAGCCCGATTTCGCCGACGGCACGGACGCGCGGATCGGCGGCGATGGCTTCACGCATGGCGTTGAGGCGTGCGGGGGTGAGATCCTTGGCGTCCTGCGGGTGAACACCGAGGATGAAGAACACTTCGGGATGCGCGGCAAACAGAGGCTGTCCGTCGCGGTAGTCCTCGGGGCCGAGAAACACGTGGCCGATGCGGCTCACGCCGCAGGCATGGGCGCGGGCGATGACGGTCTCGATGTCCTCGGCGAAATCCTCGTGGTCGAGATGGGCGTGCGTCTCCACGCCACCTGCGGGCAGCCCCAGCGATTCGGGCAGCGCCCGTTCCTTCTTCTTGGCCATGAAATCATTCCTCCGCGCGCGTCGTACCATCGGGGGGCGCGCAAGACAATCCCGGACTCTGAACGGCCCGTCATGATGAGGTCAGGCGGATTCGGCGACTGTGGCGTGGGTGCGCGCCGTGATGTCGACGATGACGAGTGCCCTGTTCATGACGGCACCTTCTGCCCTAGAGCACGCGCCTGAGCCGGGGATTCGGATGCAGGCCGCGGCCCGCCTTCGCAATGTCCCGGCCTTCGATGCGAACGATATCCGCCGTGGCGAAGCGCGCCGGGAACAGGCTCCCGATGCCGATGGATTCGAACAGGCGGCCGTATCGCGCCTCGCCTTCCTTGAAGGCGGCGATCTTTTCGAGGTCGCCGAAGCCGCTGGACAGGACGATGTTCACGTCATTGTGCCCTGCGGCGTCGAGCTGTTCGCGGACGTTGCGGACGAGCTCCACGGTGACGCCGTTGCCGGTCCAGTGGGTGCGTCCGTCGAAGGGCGTTCCGCCCTGACCGAGGTTTTCGCCGGCGGTGTCGAGGCGCACGCCCCATAGGCGGCTTCCAAGGGCCTCGGCGGTGGCGATGGAATCGGTCACTTCGCGGTTGAAGGTGTCCACCAGCGCGATGCGGGCGATGGACGGGTCCATGTGGCGATCGAAGGCCAGCGTAGCTTCGGCGGTGGCGCGCTCCATGCCCACGCGGTGGGCGAAGGTGAGCACAAGGGCGTGCGGAATGGTGCCCACGCCGCCGGACAGGCCGGAGGCCGTCGCGCCAGCGTCGGTGGCGCAGGAGTCGAAGCCGCCGCGAATGGCGGCGCGGGTGATCTCCTCGTCGTAGGTCCAGTGCCAGTGGCGGGACCCGAAGTACATGAGCTGCTTGTCGGGCAGCATCTCGCGGATGGCGGCGGCGCGGCGTTCCACGGCCGAAGGGTCCGGGAGCGGATCGCCGTTGCGCTCCGAGGTAGCCGAGGCGATGACGCCGAGATAGAGGGTCTCAAGCTCGATGAAGTCTTGAATTGGGCCTTCGATGAGCATGAGCGTTTCGAGAGGGGCGTATTCGGCCCCTTCGGGCAGGGCATGCACGGTGAGGTTGCGCCCACCGTTTCCGGCGAAGCTGCCGATGATGCCGACGGCCTCGTCGATGCCGTGGATGCGGCCCGGACCCTGCCGGAGGAAAATTTGCATGGTGACGCGGGGATTGAGGTCCTCGCGTTCGAGAATGTGGCGCGAACGCAGAAAGTAGGCGTCCGTATAGGGGCGGTGGCTCTCGGGCAGCCTGTAGCGCATTGTCGTGTCCTTGTCGTCTGTTCAGGCCATGCGGTGCGGATCGGCCCGCCTCGCGTCCTATGATGGATATAACCGTTCATACGCCGATGCGGAAAGCATTGGCGGAAAAAAACGGTGAACTGTCGCTTTTGGGGAGATGGTCAGCTGGAGAGCTGCTGCCAGAGGGCGGCGGCGCTTCGGCGTTGGGTTTCTATGCCGTAGTGGTGGGCTGTGTCCAGCGCGGCGGCGAGACAATTCGTAACGCGGGGATCATGCGAGGCCACGGCGGTAACGGCGGTTTCGAGGGCGTTGACGGCCGCCATGACGTCGGCGTCGGCCACCCAGAGGCCGTTTCCAGTCCACGGCGTGGGGCGCAGGGGGAACCATGGCTCAGCCGCGCCGGGGAACGTGGCGGCGTTTCGCATGTAGTCGAATCCGCCAAGTCCGGCAAAGCCGACGCAGAGCGCGCCGCAGGCCATGGCTTCCAGCGGCGGCAGCGGGCAGCCCTCGGGATAGCCGGTGACGAGGAAGACGTGGCTTTCGCGAAGGGTGCGGGCCACGCCTTCGGGCGGAAGGCCGTCGATGGCGACCCATTCCACGGGCGGCATGGCACGGCGGGCGGCTCTGGCTTCGAATCCGGCCCTGATCTGCGCGGCCAGCGCCTTGTTCTTGCGCGGCATAAAGGCGATGCGCACGGGCGAGTCCGGCCGCTCAGTCGGTGGCGTGAAGAGCGAGAGGTCGATGCCGGGGCGCAGGACCGGGGCTTCCACGCCGATGGTTTCGCGCATGAACCACGCCACGGGATCGGAGACGGCGATGAAGGAGACCGGGAGCCGGTCCCACGTGACGCCTTCGGGCAGGGCTGAGAAGAGATACGCCCAGTTCTGCACATAGACGACGCAACGCGCCCCGGCGGAAAGGCCGGGGGCGAGACCATTGACCCAGCCCTCGGGTACGAGCCAGATGTCGTCCGGCGCAAGGTGCAGATCGGCCCATGGCGTGACGGGGACCGCAGCCGAGAGCGCGGGTGCCCAGTACGCGGCCTCGCGCGGGACGAGACGGACCGGGAAGCCTTCGGCGTGCAGATGTGCGGCCACCTGATGCAGCACGGCGAGCCCGCCGGTGGGCTTGCGCAACGGCGGCAGAAAGATGTGGGTGACGCTCATGCCTCGGCCTCGGTTTCGTTTGTGGAGCCGGAAGCCATGGCCGGGGCGAACCGCCGGTTCAGGACCATGCGCATAATCGCCAGCGTGGCGAAGGGGAGCACGAGGGCCAGCATATGGCTGTCGCGAAACAGGAAGGCCCAGTTCAGCGCCACGAATTCGGTAAGGAGCAGCCGCAGGGCGCGCCGCTGGCTGCACGTGTCGGCATGCTTGGAACGCAGAAGTAGAAGGAAATCCGCCACGCCCACGGCAACGACCCATGCGAGAATGCCTGCCGCTTGCAGGCGGGCATACAGCCCGAGCATGGGGAACCATTGCACGGCATAGGCGGCCGCTCCGCTGGCGAGATAGAGGTTCACGCCAAGAAGTAGCCTGTCCACGGGCAGACGGAGTCCGAGGCATGCCGCGGTGACGGACACAGCGGCAAGGCCGCCCCATTCGAAGGCGAGCTGCCAATCCGTTCCGCCCGCTCCTGCACTGAATATGTGGAACAGGAAGGCCATGAACGGCAGAAGTTGCATTGATGCGGAGATGTTGCGGCGCATGGCAGGGACATACCCTGTCACGCGCTGCGGCGCAACATGCGCGGCGGTGGCGGGTGGCGAGTCGAGGGGGGGCATTCGGATGGCAATTCGCATCGCAGGGCGTGGAACGGGCCGTCGTTTTGCTCCGGCGGTCCACCGTTGGTCGCAGGGGCGTGCCCCGCGCGCAATCGTCGAAACGTGGTTGAATGACATGCAACTGGCGGGAACGGATTCATCTTGCGCATCGTTCTCATGTCGGATGATGCGTCGATACCGTATGAATCGGCATGTCGATGACGCGTCATGCGTGATCGGCCTATCGGACGAAGCCGCATTGCGTCGCCTTATGACGCAATGAACCGTAGTTGCGCAAACAATGCCCGCCAGGCAAGGAATTCCGGCCTTGACGCAGTGCGTTTGGGGTGCCAAGAGACCTGTGCCCCTCGCGCATGCGTGGGGAATGTGTGTGCCATGTTGCCAGCGGTCTTATCGTGCGGACGAAATTTTCCCATCCGCATCGCCGTTCCTTCGCGAGCGGTCCGCTTCCTCGCGCTTGCCTCGAAACGCGCAGGATCGAGCCGCGCCTCACCTTACCAACCCACTCGGAACAATGAATACGTCAGCATCAAGAGAAATCGGAGCCGCATGCATTGTGGCGGGGACAGCCATCGGCGCGGGCATGCTTGGCCTGCCGATGGTCATCGGCGAAATGGGGTTTGCGACGGGAGCGCTTCTGCTTCTGCTGGTCTGGGGACTTGCCGTGTATTCCGCGCTCTTGCTCCTTGAGGTCAACCTCAGGATCGGCGCAGGAGAAAATTTCAACAACATGGCCAGAAAGGTCCTTGGGCGCGGCGGTCAGATCGTGGCCACGGGCAGCATGGTCTTTCTGCATTATGCGCTGCTGGTCGCGTATCTCACCGGCGCTGGCGAGCTTGCCACGCGCGTGGTCAGCAGCGTTGGTCTCGATATCGCCGCTCAGAATGGCACGCTGTATTTCGCGGTGCTTGGCGGACTGGTCGTCGTTCTCGGAACCGGCATGATCGTTCGCGTGAACCAGCTCCTGTTCTTCGTGATGGTCGGAGCCATGGTCGCGGCGCTGGCGAGTCTCGTGCCCGGCGTGCAGACCGCCAATCTCGCTGGAGCCAGCGTTTCCGGCGGCATCAGCTGGAGCCTGATTCTGGCTGCACTGCCCGTGCTGTTCACCTCTTTTGGCTTCCACGCCAGCATTCCCAGCATTGTCCGCTATCTGGACGCACCCGCAGCGCGGTTGCGCAAGGTGGCGGTGTTCGGGAGCGTGCTGCCTTTCATCTGTTACCTGCTGTGGGTCATGGCGTCCCTCGGGCGGACATCGGCTGGCGAATTGAGCAGCATGGGCGGCAGTGTCGAGATGCTCGTGAATACGCTGGCTGGTGGGTCCGCGTGGCTTGGCACGGTGCTTTCCACCTTCGCCGCGCTGGCCCTTCTGACCTCGTTTCTCGGCGTGTCTCTCGCCCTGTTCGATCTGCTGGCCGAGGTCTTCGGATTGGGCAACTCTCGGCTCCATCGCTTCTTCACCATGCTGCTGGTCTTCGCGCCGCCGCTCGGTGCCGCTCTGGTCTGTCCCGGACGCTTCATTCAGGCACTGGCGCACGCTGG
Proteins encoded in this window:
- a CDS encoding basic amino acid ABC transporter substrate-binding protein; translated protein: MLKRFVMALCAVALMAGAAQARTIHFASDATWPPMEMLDAEKNVVGFCPEVVRAMAKAGGFEADIKSTAWDGIFAGLAAGKYDVIASSVSITEERKRAMDFSDPYFEVKQGVVVRAGSDIKSFADLSGKTVGAQIGTSGYFTAKKAEGATPKSYDEVGLAIEDLFNGRLDAVICDDAVAADFALTNPNYSGKLALAFLIVPEKPEYLGFAVKKGNREVIEILNASLKAVRESGEYDRIFKKWFPTN
- a CDS encoding nicotinate phosphoribosyltransferase, which codes for MRYRLPESHRPYTDAYFLRSRHILEREDLNPRVTMQIFLRQGPGRIHGIDEAVGIIGSFAGNGGRNLTVHALPEGAEYAPLETLMLIEGPIQDFIELETLYLGVIASATSERNGDPLPDPSAVERRAAAIREMLPDKQLMYFGSRHWHWTYDEEITRAAIRGGFDSCATDAGATASGLSGGVGTIPHALVLTFAHRVGMERATAEATLAFDRHMDPSIARIALVDTFNREVTDSIATAEALGSRLWGVRLDTAGENLGQGGTPFDGRTHWTGNGVTVELVRNVREQLDAAGHNDVNIVLSSGFGDLEKIAAFKEGEARYGRLFESIGIGSLFPARFATADIVRIEGRDIAKAGRGLHPNPRLRRVL
- a CDS encoding amino acid permease, which codes for MNTSASREIGAACIVAGTAIGAGMLGLPMVIGEMGFATGALLLLLVWGLAVYSALLLLEVNLRIGAGENFNNMARKVLGRGGQIVATGSMVFLHYALLVAYLTGAGELATRVVSSVGLDIAAQNGTLYFAVLGGLVVVLGTGMIVRVNQLLFFVMVGAMVAALASLVPGVQTANLAGASVSGGISWSLILAALPVLFTSFGFHASIPSIVRYLDAPAARLRKVAVFGSVLPFICYLLWVMASLGRTSAGELSSMGGSVEMLVNTLAGGSAWLGTVLSTFAALALLTSFLGVSLALFDLLAEVFGLGNSRLHRFFTMLLVFAPPLGAALVCPGRFIQALAHAGAALAILAIFLPCAMAWKLRRDGKPQTYQVFGGTPALVLASLIGLLIVTASYI
- a CDS encoding amino acid ABC transporter permease, coding for MSHRKHVTIDIGDGAAIPRKRDIGLFSAWWLAFIGAIAIIVYLCSVSPEPYLRILKFIPDGVLVTFEVTVLSILLSLVLGLITGLGRLSKNRAFNLIASTYVEVVRGIPLLVQLFYIYYALGRLEIFSNLPPLAAAVIAMGICYGAYMGEVFRAGIEAIDKGQTEAARSLGFDSRQTMFLVILPQAWRTILPPVGNEFIALLKDSSLVSILAVADLLRRGREFASESFYYFEAYTMVALVYLVITLVLSKAVSHMEARLHYYDRD
- a CDS encoding TatD family hydrolase yields the protein MAKKKERALPESLGLPAGGVETHAHLDHEDFAEDIETVIARAHACGVSRIGHVFLGPEDYRDGQPLFAAHPEVFFILGVHPQDAKDLTPARLNAMREAIAADPRVRAVGEIGLDYHYEYSPRDVQDAAFRAQLAMARELDRPVVIHSRDSHEDAVRILLDEGFHDRPLLWHCFGSDIAFAHELLSHGWHLSIPGPVTYARNEAVQDAVAQIPLDRLVLETDCPYLAPEPWRGKRNEPAFIGFTAVKVAKLRGMDPAELWTACGDNARRFFGLDN
- a CDS encoding glycosyltransferase family 4 protein, producing the protein MSVTHIFLPPLRKPTGGLAVLHQVAAHLHAEGFPVRLVPREAAYWAPALSAAVPVTPWADLHLAPDDIWLVPEGWVNGLAPGLSAGARCVVYVQNWAYLFSALPEGVTWDRLPVSFIAVSDPVAWFMRETIGVEAPVLRPGIDLSLFTPPTERPDSPVRIAFMPRKNKALAAQIRAGFEARAARRAMPPVEWVAIDGLPPEGVARTLRESHVFLVTGYPEGCPLPPLEAMACGALCVGFAGLGGFDYMRNAATFPGAAEPWFPLRPTPWTGNGLWVADADVMAAVNALETAVTAVASHDPRVTNCLAAALDTAHHYGIETQRRSAAALWQQLSS